A portion of the Streptomyces sp. NBC_01335 genome contains these proteins:
- a CDS encoding LLM class flavin-dependent oxidoreductase: MPPTSKPLRKLGFLTIGLFDGADPRPGHESTLRIIELGERLGFDSAWVRQRHLQYGISSPMAVLAAATQRTSRIHLGTAVIPLGWENPLRLAEDLATVDVLSGGRLEPGVSVGPPMHFGRVKDALYPDTAADEDFSHDRVRRLLDFVRGERVTAFSGTEGIEVFSDRVEPHAPGLRDRMWYGAGSLRSARWAGENGMNLLTSSVVKAEDAGPSPDFAEIQLSHIRTFRAHHPDGDRARVSQGLVVIPTDSATPAQRSTYEEYARSRAPRTTAPQGPARMMFAPDLVGTSEQLAEQLHAHAAFREVDEVAFALPFSFEHEDYVQILHDIATLLGPALGWKPAG, from the coding sequence GTGCCGCCCACCTCGAAACCGCTGCGCAAGCTCGGGTTCCTCACGATCGGCCTGTTCGACGGCGCGGACCCGCGCCCCGGCCACGAGTCGACCCTGCGCATCATCGAGCTGGGCGAGCGACTCGGCTTCGACAGCGCCTGGGTGAGGCAGCGTCACCTCCAGTACGGCATCTCCTCCCCGATGGCCGTCCTGGCCGCGGCCACCCAGCGCACCAGCCGCATCCACCTCGGTACCGCCGTCATCCCGCTCGGCTGGGAGAACCCGCTCCGCCTCGCCGAGGACCTGGCGACCGTGGACGTCCTCTCGGGAGGCCGTCTGGAACCGGGCGTCAGTGTGGGGCCGCCGATGCACTTCGGCCGGGTCAAGGACGCCCTCTACCCGGACACGGCCGCCGACGAGGACTTCAGCCACGACCGGGTACGCCGGCTCCTCGACTTCGTACGCGGCGAACGGGTCACCGCCTTCAGCGGCACCGAGGGGATCGAGGTGTTCTCCGACCGCGTCGAACCCCACGCCCCGGGCCTCCGCGACCGCATGTGGTACGGCGCCGGCAGCCTCCGGTCCGCCCGGTGGGCCGGTGAGAACGGGATGAACCTGCTGACGAGCAGCGTGGTGAAGGCGGAAGACGCCGGTCCGTCACCGGACTTCGCCGAGATCCAGCTGTCCCACATCCGGACCTTCCGCGCCCACCACCCCGACGGCGACCGGGCCCGCGTCTCCCAGGGGCTCGTGGTCATCCCCACCGACTCCGCGACCCCCGCGCAACGCTCCACGTACGAGGAGTACGCCCGGAGCCGGGCACCGCGCACCACCGCCCCGCAGGGACCGGCGCGCATGATGTTCGCCCCCGACCTCGTGGGCACCTCGGAGCAGCTCGCCGAACAGCTCCACGCCCACGCCGCGTTCCGGGAGGTCGACGAGGTCGCGTTCGCCCTGCCGTTCAGCTTCGAGCACGAGGACTACGTCCAGATCCTCCACGACATCGCCACCCTCCTCGGGCCCGCACTGGGGTGGAAGCCGGCGGGGTGA